The uncultured Sphaerochaeta sp. genome includes a window with the following:
- a CDS encoding response regulator transcription factor, with amino-acid sequence MIYIVEDNPAIAETIQAYLQLSGYTTEVFSKCEGVIESLEYKHPRLCILDVMLPDGDGFLLAKQIHAYDMSIPFIFLTARESESDRITGLELGSEDYIVKPFSPKELVLRVQAILRRVEQGGKQQTEGDVFELDGHTLQLNAHTHEVVLDGTLLSLTALEWKMLLLLAENSPQLITRQRLLGECLGYVHDGSDRTINTHMKNLRSKLGSVEWIKTVRGFGYAFAGKRKES; translated from the coding sequence ATGATATATATTGTTGAGGACAATCCAGCAATTGCGGAGACCATCCAAGCCTACTTGCAGTTATCAGGATACACCACTGAAGTATTCAGTAAGTGTGAAGGTGTCATTGAAAGTCTGGAATACAAACATCCCCGTCTTTGCATCCTTGATGTTATGCTGCCTGATGGGGATGGTTTTCTTCTAGCTAAGCAGATACATGCGTATGATATGAGTATCCCCTTCATATTCCTGACCGCTCGTGAATCCGAGAGTGATCGAATCACCGGTCTTGAACTCGGGTCAGAGGATTATATTGTAAAACCATTCAGTCCTAAGGAGTTGGTATTGCGGGTTCAGGCAATCCTCAGAAGAGTAGAGCAGGGTGGTAAGCAACAAACAGAAGGTGATGTATTTGAATTGGACGGTCATACGCTTCAACTCAATGCACACACCCATGAAGTCGTCCTTGATGGTACATTGCTATCCCTTACGGCGCTTGAATGGAAAATGCTTCTTCTGCTTGCTGAGAACAGTCCCCAGTTGATCACAAGACAGCGGCTTTTGGGTGAATGCCTGGGGTATGTACATGACGGAAGTGACAGAACGATCAACACCCATATGAAGAACCTGCGATCAAAGCTTGGATCAGTTGAATGGATCAAGACAGTGAGGGGATTCGGGTACGCATTTGCGGGGAAACGGAAGGAAAGTTAG
- a CDS encoding HAMP domain-containing sensor histidine kinase, with amino-acid sequence MRRTISLSKLNFLLVLLSLLVFTSLLSLMLFFGLDATQDAWYSQQTTSLQRQIEERVLEVYRQEGTLSEGSLSVALEDLLQQPTYLIISDTGRKTLYSYHKTDRSVGRARGFQFGQLENQKVLPITGEDGQTIAYYSMHLPTFSEVEANAMLVSAAKNVLIWALLISLLVAVLLAFLFFIPLKKRSRELTEGLSSMANRQRDVVLKQSMVSEFADISEAAKKLQENLLHEERLRSQWAADIAHDLRSPVTVLKGQLEGVADGVLKLDEHRIALFLAETEKLTYMINDLSLLTHLESPGYAVHTEPVRVDEVLKNLLSRFEVQAKQKGMEFSYTAIPLLLPADLNLFTRLLDNLISNAVRYGNAPSSIGILVVGDSAGNAVQLSIENEGVIEEAFLPRLFDRLSRAEASRTSEGSGLGLSIVKAIVEAHGWNIAVTSKKKTKFTLYFT; translated from the coding sequence ATGAGAAGAACCATTTCCCTGTCAAAGCTGAACTTCCTCCTGGTACTCCTCAGCCTTCTAGTGTTTACCTCCTTACTGTCCCTGATGCTCTTTTTCGGATTGGATGCAACCCAGGATGCCTGGTACTCCCAGCAAACCACTAGCCTGCAGAGACAGATTGAAGAACGGGTCCTGGAAGTCTACAGGCAAGAAGGAACGCTGAGTGAAGGAAGCCTATCCGTTGCATTGGAAGACCTATTGCAACAACCAACCTACCTGATCATCTCCGATACTGGGAGAAAAACGCTCTACTCCTACCATAAAACTGATCGCAGTGTTGGAAGGGCGAGGGGGTTTCAGTTTGGACAATTGGAAAACCAGAAGGTACTCCCCATCACCGGTGAGGATGGACAAACCATTGCCTACTATTCCATGCATCTGCCTACCTTTTCCGAGGTAGAAGCCAATGCAATGCTTGTCTCAGCTGCAAAGAATGTACTCATCTGGGCATTGCTTATTTCCTTGCTTGTAGCAGTACTGCTTGCCTTTCTCTTTTTTATCCCACTCAAGAAGCGGAGTCGGGAACTCACGGAAGGATTGTCCAGTATGGCCAATCGTCAGCGGGATGTTGTATTAAAACAAAGTATGGTGAGTGAGTTTGCAGACATCAGTGAAGCAGCAAAAAAACTCCAGGAAAATTTATTGCATGAGGAGAGGCTTCGTAGTCAGTGGGCTGCTGATATTGCCCATGACTTGAGAAGCCCCGTTACTGTGCTTAAAGGTCAGTTGGAAGGTGTTGCTGATGGAGTGTTGAAACTGGATGAACATCGCATTGCGCTTTTTCTGGCAGAAACAGAAAAATTAACGTATATGATCAATGATCTCTCGCTCCTGACGCATCTGGAATCGCCGGGCTATGCAGTACATACTGAGCCAGTAAGGGTAGATGAAGTACTCAAGAATCTATTGTCCCGATTTGAAGTGCAAGCAAAGCAGAAAGGGATGGAATTCTCTTACACTGCCATACCCCTGTTATTACCAGCCGATTTGAACCTGTTTACCAGACTCCTGGACAACTTGATTTCCAATGCAGTGCGATACGGAAATGCTCCTTCCTCTATTGGCATCCTTGTTGTGGGTGATTCGGCGGGTAATGCCGTGCAGCTGAGTATTGAAAACGAAGGAGTCATTGAGGAGGCCTTCCTCCCAAGACTTTTTGATAGACTAAGCAGAGCCGAAGCCTCTCGTACCAGTGAAGGTAGTGGGCTGGGGCTTTCCATAGTAAAAGCCATTGTTGAGGCTCATGGTTGGAATATTGCTGTGACCAGCAAGAAAAAAACCAAATTTACCCTCTACTTTACCTAA
- a CDS encoding FAD-dependent oxidoreductase: MRIIDVLVIGGGASGLQAAITTKTTYPEKEVVLVRKEEQVLIPCGIPYIFGTLSDSSKDILPDKLLTSVGVEIVVDEMTEIKVKERQCVFASGETMQYSKLILALGSIPTKPAWLKGGDLERVFTIPKNKVYLDKMLDELKDLKEIIVIGAGFIGVEVSDELNKKGYHVTLLEIEKAILNRAFDDEFGVLAQEHLEERGVKVITGKGASEIKGKDGKVSEVILTSGEHIKADAVILSMGYAPNTAIAKAAGIELNEFDFIKTCEYMRVLPCTSDIVAVGDCAEKRDFVTRKLDRTMLASTACAEARTAGMNLYSLSPCKPFTGTIAIYSTAIGNHAFGTAGITEARAVAENFSVICGSFTGMDTHPGNLEHSHKQMVKLIVASDCGMILGAEVYGGTTIGELTNAIGFLIQNRVTVKQLLTMQIGTQPLLTGSPAGYPLIKAAEVVVKKMRC; encoded by the coding sequence ATGAGAATTATTGATGTATTAGTTATTGGGGGCGGTGCCTCCGGATTGCAGGCAGCAATCACCACGAAGACTACCTATCCAGAGAAAGAAGTGGTTTTGGTTCGTAAGGAAGAGCAAGTCCTGATTCCTTGTGGAATTCCCTATATTTTCGGAACGCTCAGTGACAGTAGCAAGGATATTCTCCCAGACAAGTTGCTTACCTCAGTAGGGGTTGAGATTGTCGTGGATGAAATGACCGAAATCAAGGTCAAGGAAAGACAATGCGTGTTTGCAAGTGGCGAAACGATGCAGTACTCCAAGTTGATCCTTGCCCTGGGCAGTATCCCCACCAAGCCGGCTTGGCTCAAGGGTGGAGATCTGGAAAGAGTATTCACCATACCTAAAAACAAGGTGTACCTTGACAAGATGCTTGATGAACTCAAAGATCTCAAGGAGATCATAGTCATTGGTGCCGGTTTCATCGGAGTTGAAGTGTCTGACGAGCTGAACAAGAAAGGGTACCATGTCACCTTATTGGAGATTGAGAAAGCAATCCTTAATCGTGCCTTTGACGATGAGTTTGGAGTCCTTGCCCAGGAGCATCTGGAAGAGCGTGGTGTAAAGGTCATTACCGGCAAGGGTGCCAGTGAGATCAAGGGAAAGGATGGAAAGGTCAGTGAGGTTATTCTCACCAGTGGTGAACATATCAAGGCTGATGCAGTAATCCTATCCATGGGATATGCACCCAATACTGCAATTGCAAAAGCAGCAGGCATTGAACTCAATGAGTTTGACTTCATCAAAACCTGTGAATATATGCGTGTATTGCCCTGTACCAGTGATATCGTTGCGGTAGGGGACTGTGCAGAGAAACGTGATTTTGTTACCAGGAAACTTGATCGTACGATGCTTGCCTCCACTGCATGTGCTGAAGCCAGGACAGCAGGTATGAACCTCTATTCTCTGAGCCCCTGTAAACCATTCACAGGGACCATTGCCATCTACTCTACAGCTATTGGCAATCATGCTTTTGGGACTGCAGGGATTACTGAGGCTCGTGCGGTAGCTGAAAATTTTTCGGTCATCTGTGGCAGTTTTACCGGTATGGATACCCATCCCGGAAACCTCGAGCACTCCCACAAGCAGATGGTGAAACTTATTGTTGCCAGCGATTGTGGCATGATTCTTGGTGCAGAGGTGTATGGCGGCACTACTATTGGGGAGTTGACCAACGCAATCGGTTTCCTTATTCAGAATCGTGTAACGGTCAAGCAGCTCCTTACGATGCAAATCGGTACCCAACCCTTGTTGACTGGTTCTCCTGCAGGGTATCCTTTGATCAAGGCAGCCGAAGTGGTCGTAAAGAAGATGCGCTGTTAG
- a CDS encoding flavodoxin domain-containing protein, which produces MKTLIIYATRYGTTGACANLLSDALEGEVVLQNLADNPTVDLAGFETVVVGSPVYAGRINKRVKRFCSDHESTLLGKRLGLFTCDMEEGEGSVKQLDHCYAPPLVAHALVKNSFGGQFLFSHMGWFTKKMIKMMSKSDEDVKRIQYDAIKEFADVLNS; this is translated from the coding sequence ATGAAAACACTCATCATCTATGCAACTCGATATGGTACGACCGGAGCATGTGCGAATCTACTCAGTGATGCACTGGAAGGGGAGGTCGTATTACAAAACCTTGCAGATAATCCCACGGTTGATCTTGCCGGGTTCGAGACTGTTGTCGTAGGAAGCCCTGTCTATGCAGGTAGGATTAACAAACGGGTTAAGCGTTTTTGCAGTGACCATGAATCGACCTTACTGGGTAAGCGTTTAGGACTCTTTACCTGTGATATGGAAGAGGGGGAAGGAAGTGTCAAGCAATTGGATCATTGCTATGCCCCTCCCTTGGTTGCCCATGCATTGGTAAAAAACAGTTTTGGAGGGCAGTTCCTCTTCTCCCATATGGGATGGTTCACCAAAAAGATGATCAAGATGATGAGCAAAAGTGATGAGGATGTCAAACGAATCCAATATGACGCGATCAAGGAATTTGCCGACGTACTCAACAGCTAG
- a CDS encoding L-threonylcarbamoyladenylate synthase, whose protein sequence is MHTTMVPVSMLVQCTANNFASASLLVVYTPKEQKSAEHYQKLYPAFPFIETEEPLTLLKEEKASYLLGENLTLTCYCPLSGVTTPYLTFHFHTLEDAYTYTRLYPNPAIDLPRLIKEDAKLLAEGKLVAFPTETVYGLGGDATNEEAVRGIFAAKERPFFDPLIVHIAELSQLDGLVAQVSDQAKALMEQFWPGPLTLVMKKHPQVADIVTAGSETVAVRMPANPLALALIKASGKPIAAPSANRFGYTSPTTAEHVREQLSGRIAAILDGGACTVGIESTVLALHTPIPTILRPGKIGIQELSPLLGEVDIAKQAGPTDTKMESPGLLESHYAPTTPLYLVDDVRQYQGCEDVGVLLSEDIGVSFKGPVAYISEDKDSEKAAMRLYWAIRKLDGMGLRFMVCSLLPEQGIGVAINNRLRKAATKKAQPSC, encoded by the coding sequence ATGCATACCACTATGGTACCTGTTTCCATGCTAGTACAATGTACTGCAAACAATTTTGCCTCTGCAAGCTTACTGGTGGTGTATACGCCAAAAGAGCAAAAGAGCGCAGAGCACTACCAGAAGCTGTATCCTGCCTTCCCCTTCATAGAAACTGAGGAGCCGTTAACACTCCTAAAAGAAGAAAAAGCGTCTTACCTGCTGGGAGAGAATCTGACGCTTACCTGTTACTGTCCACTCTCAGGTGTTACTACTCCCTATCTCACCTTCCACTTCCATACCTTGGAAGATGCTTACACCTATACCCGTTTGTACCCAAACCCTGCTATAGACCTCCCCCGATTGATCAAAGAGGATGCAAAACTACTCGCTGAAGGAAAGCTGGTAGCTTTCCCAACCGAGACTGTATATGGACTAGGCGGTGATGCCACCAACGAAGAAGCAGTCAGGGGGATTTTCGCTGCCAAGGAACGACCATTCTTTGATCCTCTCATTGTCCATATTGCTGAATTGTCACAACTTGATGGCTTGGTTGCTCAAGTGAGCGACCAAGCAAAAGCCCTCATGGAGCAATTTTGGCCCGGCCCCCTTACCTTGGTAATGAAGAAACACCCCCAGGTTGCCGACATAGTCACTGCAGGAAGCGAGACGGTAGCGGTAAGAATGCCTGCAAATCCTCTTGCTCTTGCCCTGATCAAGGCAAGCGGTAAGCCAATTGCAGCTCCAAGCGCCAACCGGTTTGGATATACCAGCCCTACCACCGCCGAGCATGTGAGAGAGCAACTCTCAGGCAGGATAGCAGCAATCCTCGACGGGGGTGCCTGTACAGTAGGAATTGAATCAACAGTACTTGCGTTGCATACACCCATTCCCACCATTCTCAGACCCGGTAAAATTGGTATCCAAGAGCTTTCTCCTCTGCTTGGCGAAGTAGATATTGCAAAACAAGCCGGTCCTACCGATACCAAGATGGAAAGCCCAGGATTGCTGGAATCGCACTATGCCCCAACGACCCCACTCTACCTGGTTGATGATGTTCGTCAGTACCAAGGATGTGAGGATGTGGGCGTATTACTGTCTGAGGATATTGGAGTTTCGTTCAAAGGCCCTGTGGCCTACATCAGTGAAGACAAGGACAGTGAGAAAGCCGCAATGAGGCTCTATTGGGCGATCAGGAAGCTAGATGGCATGGGACTACGTTTCATGGTATGTTCCCTGTTGCCTGAACAGGGAATCGGGGTAGCAATCAACAATCGATTGAGAAAGGCAGCAACGAAGAAAGCACAGCCTAGCTGTTGA
- a CDS encoding GNAT family N-acetyltransferase, whose amino-acid sequence MVVRAYRETDIPRMRAIWNEVVKEGKAFPQTECLSDTKAISFFASQSFCGVAEDQGTIKGLYILHPNNVGRVGHIANASYAVDNRFQGQGVGKALVQDSLSRLPRFGFRIMQFNAVVATNSAAIHLYESLGFQRLGIIHGGFLMPDGSYEDIIPMVYYVNAEA is encoded by the coding sequence ATGGTGGTAAGAGCGTACAGGGAGACTGACATTCCTAGGATGAGAGCCATCTGGAATGAGGTGGTTAAAGAAGGCAAAGCGTTTCCCCAGACAGAATGCCTTTCCGATACAAAGGCAATCTCCTTCTTTGCGAGTCAGAGTTTCTGTGGTGTTGCAGAGGATCAGGGAACCATCAAGGGGCTCTATATCCTTCACCCCAACAATGTTGGACGTGTTGGCCATATAGCCAATGCCTCGTATGCTGTGGATAACAGATTCCAAGGACAGGGGGTGGGGAAAGCCTTGGTTCAGGATTCCCTCTCCAGGTTGCCAAGGTTTGGTTTTCGGATCATGCAATTCAATGCAGTGGTTGCAACAAACAGTGCAGCAATTCATCTCTATGAATCACTCGGATTCCAAAGACTTGGCATCATTCATGGAGGATTTCTCATGCCTGATGGCTCGTATGAGGATATTATTCCCATGGTCTATTATGTGAATGCAGAAGCCTAA
- a CDS encoding BrnA antitoxin family protein, with protein sequence MMDVLNGKKDYTMADRDELSDKEVEELKSRGIDFSDIPELTPDYLETLQRVVPRDYYKVVPVKKAISIKLDADVLEYFKAKGKGYQTRINKVLRQEMLRETAPSYGKENLSSKREEDS encoded by the coding sequence ATGATGGATGTTTTGAATGGGAAGAAGGATTATACTATGGCAGATAGAGACGAATTGAGTGATAAAGAAGTAGAGGAATTAAAATCTCGTGGAATTGACTTTTCAGATATTCCGGAGCTTACTCCTGATTACCTGGAAACTCTGCAGCGAGTTGTGCCTAGGGATTATTATAAGGTGGTCCCTGTAAAGAAAGCCATCAGCATCAAGCTGGACGCTGATGTGCTGGAGTATTTCAAGGCAAAAGGAAAAGGATATCAGACAAGGATAAACAAGGTTCTTCGACAGGAAATGCTCAGGGAGACTGCTCCTTCCTATGGCAAGGAGAATCTCTCAAGCAAAAGAGAAGAAGATTCCTGA
- a CDS encoding type II toxin-antitoxin system RelE/ParE family toxin, giving the protein MKKLLQKIAYQIRFEEQAKKELSALDNSVKIKILKFLRKLEGRKDPRSLGKPLTANLSRYWRYRVGNYRIICKIVDKEIIILILAVQHRSTVYKRSNKF; this is encoded by the coding sequence TTGAAGAAGTTATTGCAGAAAATAGCTTATCAGATCAGGTTTGAGGAGCAAGCTAAAAAGGAACTTTCTGCTTTGGATAACTCTGTAAAAATCAAGATATTGAAATTCTTAAGAAAACTGGAAGGCCGAAAAGATCCAAGGTCGCTAGGAAAGCCTCTTACAGCTAACCTTTCACGTTATTGGAGGTATCGGGTTGGCAATTACCGGATCATTTGCAAAATAGTCGACAAGGAAATTATTATCCTGATTCTTGCTGTTCAGCATCGAAGTACAGTATATAAGAGATCTAATAAATTCTGA
- a CDS encoding ribbon-helix-helix protein, CopG family has product MTESISVRLPKELVDRLNNLAEQTGRTKTYYIQEALEDKVCDLEMIYLAKKRDEDVRAGRSKTTTLEEVIAENSLSDQV; this is encoded by the coding sequence ATGACTGAGAGCATATCAGTACGCTTACCGAAAGAACTGGTAGACAGGCTTAACAACCTGGCAGAGCAAACAGGCAGAACAAAAACGTACTACATCCAGGAAGCGCTTGAAGATAAGGTTTGTGATCTTGAAATGATTTACCTAGCAAAAAAACGCGACGAAGATGTGAGAGCTGGTCGCAGCAAAACCACTACGCTTGAAGAAGTTATTGCAGAAAATAGCTTATCAGATCAGGTTTGA
- a CDS encoding transposase, with translation MERLEMRCSITAKQNSKGKKQWFIGYKAHLATDDYGVPVSFAVTGASVHDSKVAVPLMKKARKTTDFLYVLLDKGYISPVINETMST, from the coding sequence ATGGAAAGACTGGAAATGCGCTGTTCCATTACCGCGAAACAGAATTCCAAGGGGAAGAAACAATGGTTCATCGGCTACAAGGCCCATCTTGCCACTGATGATTACGGGGTGCCCGTGAGCTTCGCGGTGACCGGGGCCTCGGTCCATGACAGCAAGGTCGCAGTCCCCCTCATGAAAAAGGCAAGGAAGACCACCGATTTCTTGTATGTACTGCTCGACAAGGGGTACATCAGCCCTGTGATCAACGAGACTATGTCGACATGA
- a CDS encoding BrnT family toxin produces the protein MYTLDPEKSKKNKKKHGFSFEDIADVFDDPNLLDWVDWEHSTLEETRYQCIGRHGIYLVIMIAYTDRNGVIRIISAREA, from the coding sequence TTGTATACGTTGGACCCGGAGAAGAGCAAGAAGAACAAAAAGAAACACGGGTTCTCATTTGAAGATATTGCTGATGTGTTCGACGATCCAAATCTTTTGGATTGGGTCGATTGGGAACACTCAACATTGGAAGAGACCAGGTATCAGTGTATCGGACGACATGGAATTTACCTTGTAATAATGATTGCCTATACGGACAGGAATGGGGTCATCAGAATCATATCAGCGAGGGAGGCCTAA
- a CDS encoding BrnA antitoxin family protein translates to MSMKKREDKQIESVEKIDFSDIPEMTDEQLAQLQPSHLRNPENYRPIKKKISIYVDADVLDHYKSKGKGYQTKINRVLRQGMLRETAPSYGKEDTSSKSGKDF, encoded by the coding sequence ATGAGTATGAAGAAAAGAGAAGATAAGCAGATCGAGAGCGTCGAGAAAATCGATTTCTCTGACATTCCGGAGATGACTGATGAACAGTTGGCACAATTGCAGCCCTCTCATTTGCGTAATCCAGAGAATTATCGCCCAATCAAGAAAAAGATCAGCATCTATGTCGATGCTGATGTACTTGATCATTACAAGTCAAAAGGTAAAGGTTACCAAACAAAGATCAATCGGGTATTGCGGCAAGGAATGCTTAGGGAGACTGCTCCTTCCTATGGCAAGGAGGATACATCAAGTAAAAGTGGAAAGGATTTCTGA
- a CDS encoding secondary thiamine-phosphate synthase enzyme YjbQ, whose translation MKHYRKELFFHLPTRRGLVNITSDVQDAIDESGIKEGLVLINAMNITASVFINDDESGLHQDYERWLEKLAPEKPYSQYNHNGYEDNADAHLKRTIMGRETVCAITNGRLDFGTWEQIFYFEFDGKREKHALIKIIGE comes from the coding sequence ATGAAACACTATAGAAAAGAACTGTTTTTCCATCTCCCTACCAGAAGAGGATTAGTAAACATTACCAGTGATGTCCAGGATGCTATTGATGAGAGTGGTATCAAGGAAGGATTGGTATTGATCAATGCGATGAATATCACAGCCAGTGTATTCATCAATGATGATGAGAGTGGTCTGCATCAGGACTATGAACGTTGGCTTGAGAAACTGGCTCCTGAAAAGCCCTACTCCCAATACAATCACAATGGGTATGAGGATAATGCGGATGCTCACCTGAAGAGAACCATCATGGGACGAGAGACGGTCTGTGCTATTACAAACGGAAGGCTCGACTTTGGGACTTGGGAGCAAATCTTCTACTTTGAGTTCGATGGGAAGAGAGAGAAACATGCCTTGATTAAGATTATAGGTGAATAA
- a CDS encoding NAD(P)H-dependent oxidoreductase subunit E has translation MHDRANEIAAIVSQHRERHGALLSILEAVQRTNEHNYLPKQELVMVAKELGIPLSQVYSVVTFYAFFNLKAQGEHVITVCRGTACHTRGSKPLLDKVLHMLGVELDEDGMATTPDYRFTVHTVACFGQCALAPVIAIDGVIHSMVTEEKLTTMIEALSAQKEGA, from the coding sequence ATGCATGATCGAGCGAACGAGATCGCGGCGATTGTTTCTCAGCATAGAGAGCGACATGGTGCGCTTCTCTCCATACTGGAAGCAGTTCAGCGTACGAATGAACACAACTATCTTCCCAAACAAGAACTGGTAATGGTGGCCAAAGAGCTTGGAATCCCTCTCTCCCAAGTCTATTCGGTTGTCACATTCTATGCTTTCTTCAATCTGAAAGCACAAGGCGAACATGTAATTACCGTTTGCCGAGGAACAGCCTGTCACACCAGGGGCTCAAAGCCCTTGCTTGACAAGGTGTTGCATATGCTCGGCGTTGAGCTGGATGAAGATGGGATGGCTACCACCCCAGACTATCGTTTTACCGTACATACCGTGGCTTGTTTTGGGCAGTGTGCGCTTGCTCCGGTCATTGCCATCGATGGAGTGATCCACTCCATGGTAACCGAAGAAAAACTCACTACCATGATAGAAGCCCTCTCGGCACAGAAGGAGGGAGCATGA